From the Nerophis lumbriciformis linkage group LG05, RoL_Nlum_v2.1, whole genome shotgun sequence genome, the window TGAAATCAGTATTATAAGACCGGTCTAATAAAGACGATTTCAGTGATATAAGTAGTACTTTTATCACTGAAATCgtctttattagagatgtccgataatagctttttttgccgatatccgatattccgatattgtccaactcttaattaccgattccgatatcaacagatatcgaTATTAGGGAtgacccgatccaggtttttgcacttccgatccgataccgatattgtttttgcatttccgatccgatactgaccgatactggcctatccgagcatgtattaaagtttaaagttatttagcctacttagttgtcagaatcatgttgaaaagggttttagtactcttgataacaactagccagctgaattaggggagtttaaataatacacaatggttggtaacaaaaaactgacatgtttattcaaggataaacacaaaatagacaaaattatacatgacaaacagaaatggcatcattgaactagggctgggcgatatgggctttttttaatattgcgatattttaaggccatattgcgatacacaatatatatctcgatattttgccttagccttgaatgaacatttgatgcatataatcacagcagtatgatgattctatgtgttttgattgattgattgagacttttattagtaggttgcacagtgaagtacatattccgtacaattgaccactaaatggtaacacccgaataagtttttcaacttgtttaagacggagtccacttaaattgattcatgatacagatatatactatcagatatatactatcatcataatacagtcatcacacaagataatcacattgaattatttacattatttataatccagggtgtggaggggggcgcctgatgtaagtgtcaaaaagacagccaaaagagtttgatatgagaataaatctaaagttaaaatatagggtagaaatgcacccatttgcaggaaatttagtcttgattttcaaaatgttctttcaaggcttgcatgtctacattaaaacattcttcttcatactgcattaatatatgctacttttaaactttcatgcagaaaaggaaatcacaactaaaaaaatcactaattttttcatacggtgttgatctggaaatttttgccattttgatggtgtggagtctggacgtgtggcaccgaatggagataagcgtctcgacagatgtcacaatatttgaacaatgatgacgaaaactgttttctctgtcgtgtccgtgtgtcgaaaattgttatgcgcttatttttttatttgattttgtgcgtggcatagatttgccgtgcgcagaggacgcttgagcaggcgcgcactttagcagctgcgctagcatcacagctaacgttagccatgccgctacctcgcgctctgctgggagaggacgtatacgtatgtgacgtatgacgtgacagtatgtgacgtatgacgtgacagtatgtgacgtgtgtaagaaggtgcgctcgctgtctgtgagagggagacacaggaaagagtgagaagagcctgtcgtgtaatgccagcagctaaaagcaactgcgtgagaattgtggatgtgttgaaggtgtgctggaaaatgcggaacggaaattacggagcagcagaaaagtggaatgtattatttaaataggtgcgttggaaaacacggaccggagtttttttttaaactggatctggatcggcatttgcccatgccttgccgatacgcaatttttggcaaatatcggcagccgatccgatccaaatatcggatcgggacatccctaatcgatatatacagtcgtgaaattaacacattattatgcctaatgttgttgtgatgccccgctatatgcattaaacaatgtaacaaggttttccgaaataaatcaactcaaaaaaatgccaacattgcactgccatatttattattgaagtcacaaagtgcataattttttttaacatgcctcaaaacagcagcttgggttTTGTGACATGCTCCCCTGAgacaggaggttgaggtgggcggggttgggggggcgggggtaaGGGGGTTagaggggatgtatattgtagcgtcccggaagagttagtgctgcaaggggttctgggtatttgttctgttgtgttacggtgcggatgttctcccgaaatgtgtttgtcattcttgtttggtgtgggttcacagggtgacgcatatttgtaacagtgttaaagttgtttatacggccaccctcagtgtgacctgtatggctgttgaccaagtatgcatgcattcacttgtgtgaaaagccgtagatattatgtgactgggccggcacgcaaatgcagtgcctttaaggcacgcccccaatattgttgtctgggtggaaatcgggagaaattcgggagaatagttgtcccggtagattttcaggagggtcactgaaatttgggagtctcccgggaaaatggggcgggttggcaagtatgactgggagacgcaactgctaaggtttattggcgctctgtacttctccctacgttcgtaTACCacgccgtacagcggcgttttagtcataaattttactttttgaaaccgataatttccgatattacattttaaagcatttatcgacatctctaataagTATCATTTTCCTGTGATAAATATTAGGAAAGTTAGGGCCTTTTTAAAAGCGGTGAAAATGCACTAGTTTATGGACAGCTTCTTTAGTACAAAGTCAATGCCTTTCAATATTTTAGGTGTAACCCTTTTGTTAGAAATGTCATAACTTTCTTAAATATTTAgcccatttaaaaaacaaaaggttGGTATCATTGGAAAACTTGGTAAACAATACAACAGAAAACAGAGGTTTCAAAGTTACAGtgtattttttaattgaattcaTGAAATTAGCTCTGGAAGTGACGAAAAATTTGACTAAACATTGAGTCACAAAACTAACGGCCAGGCAATCGGTGGGTTcagaaaatcagaatcagaattagaatacctttattgtcattgtatggaaacaacggaattggacagcaatccagctcagtgcttttaaaacaaacctacatgAAATAGAgctaagacaacaacaataataaaacaatttaaaatttaaaaacataataaaatgtaaaaaaaagcatattgcacagtagatctttatcagaggtaagcaagtaatttaagtggtgagtgttcaggtaagtgcagagtttagggcaataacagctctcgGATAGtaactgtttttcagtctatttgtccttgctttgatggtcttaaaacgcctccctgagggcaagagttcaagctagtggtgacctgggtgggatgagtccttgaggatgctgtttgctctcctgttgcagtgtctcttatacaggtcctctagagatgtaagaggacGCGTTTATGACCCCCTGTAATTTCTTTCTCTCTGCCACCGTGCAAATCAATCTATTTAAACAATATTTGGCAATCTCAcagatatatgtacagtataactTGTATGATTATAAGGGTTCCATTGAACATTTTACTCACTGCAAATGTTTTGCAGGGGAGTTTTGACGAGTGGAAACTTGCCAAACTTTGTTAGAGCTTTGTGGCACGAGTACTTGTCAATTTCGAAAATTTCGATATTATggataaaagtgttctgtgtgtaCGCAGTTGAACTCTGAAAACAGCGGTCCGGTTGTGACTCACGATGGCGCGATCAAGCGTGAAATGCTCTGGGTGACCACTGCAGAGATCTAGCCAGCGGAAAATACACACATACTGACTGTAGTAAAATATATTCTCTATTGATACCAATATTTGTCTTTTATCAGTAAATCTGCGGACATCCAGCAACATTTTGAGCAGCTTTTTGACAATGAGGCGGAGCCCCAGAAGACCCTTGATCCTCAAAAGAAGAAAGCTGCCCTTTCAGCAAAATGACCCACCATCAAGAAGCCCCAAGGAGGCTGCAAAGTTACCCTCCACTCAGCCCTTCCCTGACGGCATCCGCATCCTGGATCACCCCAGCCTGCCCAACACGCAGGTGGTGATCATTCCCAAAAGGGCTGACCTGCAGAGCGTCATCAACGCTCTCACTTTGAAAGGCAAAGAGCGCGGGGCCCAGGGCCGCAACAAGTTCATTCTTCTGGGGGAGAGTGGCGCCCTGGACAGTGGCTGTCTTTACCAGGCTAAGACGGAGGATGACTTTACGGGGAGTACAGCCAAACAGCAACAAAGTGGACACAACTCCACGCATGGCACTGCTTCcattgaaatcaaacaatgtaggaACTTGATTGCTTCATTTCTGGCACGCTCAAGCGTGTTGAGTTCATGTATGCTTCCTGTTGTGTTGCAGTTAAAAAGAAAGAGGGTGGCGTCCCCTTTGACGACAGCCTTACCTGCATGCAGTGGCTAGAAAGGAGCGATGCCTTTCTAGCCGGACATGACGCTACGGATGCCAATAAAGAAAACCAAAAGACTCTTCAGGTCAACTGTGGGATCTCAGTGTGCTTGTTCAGAAAGACACTGATGACGCCACCGTGTCCACTTCCTGTCTTCCCACAGTTTTCGGATGCAGACGCCGCCCCCGAGGAGCCCGAGTGCGAGAAGCCACCGTTCTCCTACATGACCATGATCCAGTTTGCCATAAACAGCCGCAGGGACGGACGCATGACGCTGAGCGAGATCTACAAGTGGCTCCAGGATCATTTCCTCTTCTTTAGGGATGAGACTCGGATGCACGGATGGAAGGTGAGTGACCACTTCTATAACGAGGAATTGGTGGTCTGAAACACTCACTCAGTTTTTGTGTTGCTTTTTCCAGAATTCCGTGCGTCACAACCTCTCCATTCACAACATGTTTCTACGGAAGCCCACGCCCAACGGCAAAGTTTCCTTCTGGACCATTCGGCCCGAAGCCAACAGAGGTCTCACCCTGAACCAGGTGTACAAGGTAGACGCACTAAATGGACAATGACATACAGGTAGACCTTGTGTTGAGGGGTTTCATGGTAACAAATGCACTCTCCGTGTGCGCAGCGGAAGAATATGTAGGCAGAGTCACACAGTGGTGACTCATTTTTGTGCAGCCCACCTTTTATACGGTTTGGTAAATGTCGGCAAAATCTAAAGTTCCACCTATTTAGCATGAGGAAATGAATCTCAAACAATTCTGCACACCTCGATATAGGGcgagggtgtcaaactcgttttcgttgagggccacatcgcagttatggttgccctcagagggccgcttttaacaatgggaaatatatgaatatacatatatttaaaatacattaacagtatatttttttacataggcTGCAAAAAAGTATAAACATTTTACTTAaagaactggcagctcagttaccaaaattttacagtaaaagcagtgggtttttacagcatataaaaaaatgtagttaatgtaatgtaaaaacaataccactgtttttaacagtaaaattcaagcatcagagctgccagtttgtttgtttttaccgtaaaatcttcttgttttaatgtttttttttgtttgttttttaacgttttagtgtcttactccatatggaaaaaaaactattctaaatttgattttatggtaaaaaaaaactcagtcagaggaatttaaccgtaaaatctattttcaaatttacagtctacaatttgatggataacttgttttgaaatcctaagtcaagcagatatttatatttatttttggaatacatgataatataatatttagatttatgataatattgcattttaaaagatatgcaattgcatgcagtacctgatttttaatgtcaaaagggaactaactaatatatttagtaagaaaagattaagcattttattaacacattatttccaggctttcgcgggccacacaaaataatgtggcgggctagatttggcccccgggccttgagtttgagacTATGATGTAGGGTGTTGATCTCGTTAGGCCACGCCCTCCTTCATCACACATAAGCACTTCCATATTAAACCCAATATTCATTCAACTTTTACAGCCTGGAGTTGGAAAACAGGTGTAGAAATAATTTGTTCATAATACTTACTTGCCAAgtctacatgcatgtttttaatCTGGTGCAACAAGTTTGgcacattttgttttatttagaatATATCTAAGAATATTTTCTTTTTAAAGATATTTATGTACAGTACCTCCACAATTTCACACCAATTCTCACAAATTATAAGCTCCCTCGTAACTTTGTCCAATCCAATTAGCGTCATTTTCGCCAATTGAATTTGCCTCTAAGGGGTTCTCAAACGAGCATGTCAACGTTCTAATCAAAACTCatctttgtttcttgtgtagacaaagcaggaacaaaaacatgtaacaatatatcatctCTTTACGACTAAGTTAAGCCGCACAATTGTCGTCCTCTCCATAGCTCAGACCTACTGCACTTCCGGTTTCTGTCGACGACTCTAAGCCTTCTAGGTAATGTTGTATAGAAACAATAAACCACACACTGGCCTGCTGACTTCCtagtttagatagatagatagatacacttTATTGTCTGTCCCAACACATACAGAACTTCTCCTTTGACAGGCTCAACAATAAAAACAACttgcattaaaaacaaaaagcaaaGTGCATTGAAAGAGGACTGTTAAAAGCAAACAGAttctaaaatgtttatttatcccTTATCTTTTGCAGAATTAGGCAATTAGGAACAGATTTTCATttgcctgtgatgaggtggcgacttgtccagggtgtaccctgccttccgcccgattgtagctgagataggctccagcgccccccgcgaccccgaagggaataagcggtagaaaatggatggatggatggattttcatttgcaatgctgaccgaaCAAAGAAACAATTTACAAGACAAGAGTTGTTGATGTGGGATGATAATTTCTCattgtctctcatttaccaacaacaaTGACCACAATAGATCGctttcaacagttcacaaatgcttttAATGCACTGTGGTAAACATATGGAATATCAATAAATGTTAAAGATCGATAAaaacttttaaaatgtaaaacatggagaatgtctgcaacttttgGAAGACCGAGCAGAGCACTGCCAAAGGATGCCTTTGTTGCTGCTTCTTTctgtaatattaaataattaGCACTAGTTTTAGTTTAGAACAGTACTGTACATTCATTTCACACTAAGCCCCTGATTatttgcttttactgccatctagtgtctacttttaagtgtgCAGTATAAAACGGGCAAAATGcagtacagtatttgttttccaatttgtGTTGCAAttctgtgctttttgaggttacggTTTCAATAAAAGGataacaaattaataaaatattgaaaaaagtgAGCCCAAAACACtgcaacttttgccgcaactttTTGAAAAACTTGCCGCGAATTCATGTATTTTAGGCCAACAGTCCAAAAAAAAGATCGCAAAATTTTGGAGGGactgtattttaaaaatgtatacaataattgttttaataattaaaaatactgTTTTTAAAATGTAGTTTTACTCTTTTGTACTAATCGACCTCTACTGGACAAACTAATTAAGAACACCATCTCCCACATCATcagtcttgttttttttattacattgaaCCCTCATTTATGACTGATTGATTATTAGGAATTTTtgcaaagtaggaattattaattaTACATTTAATATTTCATAGCTCAAGTATTTTGTTTAAACTATTTACGGTTATGAGAGCCATCtgtacatgaaataacacccacttAGTTAGCTTTACACTCTTTTTATCCGTTTAAGCCAATATAGATTTGctacctgaggctgagccaatcagtagcCGTGAGGATGATCAGCGCGCTCTGATTCCTATTTTCATAATTAAAAATGCATCATTTTGTTGAAAATGCTTTACAATATCTGCAATAGAGTCAAGGTGCAAACCTCGGCGCGTGATCTGGCGAGGAGCGACTGCACTTTGTGTTCTTAAAAAACTGGTGACATTTGTGAGATTCTCCAATGTTGAATAAAATGTTGTGTATTGTCATTTGCTTCACGCTGACCTCCGTGCCGTTTCTCCCGCAGCCCGGCTGTGCCCCTGTGCCCACCTCTTATGCCACGCCCATGCTTTCATTCCCCCAACAGGTAAAACAAGACTTTTTTGCTTTATATGACTCTTGTTAAAGTGGTGTACTGTCGTATTAAATATGTGAACATCCCTCCTTTGTCGAGTGTAAAAAGTAATGCACGCtgctttgttgtttgttttgtttcatagCAGCAAACAGTTGATGCTGACAGGAGATGCCAGACTGGCTTGGGTGAGTCAAGTGACATCACAGAAAAATATGAAAGATGTcaaattgtaatttaaaaaaatgattaatcacagtttacaAATTAATTACGGTAACTATATTTGAAATACATCAATTTTTACTGTATTGTACTAAgagaaatatacatatttatttatttaatttatatttgctctgatttccccccccccccccccccccccccctgtataCGTTCAGAGAGGGGGATGAAGCTTCTCCCCCTTCCAACGCCTTCCAACATAGTTCCCATCCAGCTCCCTGTCaaaaccttttcctcctctttgaCAGCACACACGCCGCCTCCTCATAGTCCTCCTAAAGCCAAGAGTTCAAGAAAAGCTCCCAAGGTGAGGTTTTTTCCCTGCAAGATTTGAAGTAATTATCAATGATGCGATTACTAATGTGACCAGCAGGTGTCGCAGAGCAACCATGGCGACGCTCCATGCAGCAAAGTGTCCGGAGAGGAAGAGAAAACTGAGCTGCTGAATGTTGCCGTCAAGCGCAAGGGTTCCAAAGCGCTGGCAGAGAAACCTGCAAAGGTGTCCAGACGGAAGCAACATCTTGTCCACTCTCTGCACGACGAGCCCGTCCTCATCTACTCGGAACGCTCTGACTTTGACTCCGGTATCGCCACCTCGCCCACCCTCCTGGACGAGCAGGACGCCGAGCCCGACCCAGAGGAGCATCGCAGTCCCGACCGGCACTTCTCCTACAAAACCCCCATAAAAATCAGCCGCAGCCGCCTGACTTCCTCCACGCCCAGCAAGCCCCCCTCCAGCGTCCAAGCCGAGCCATGGAAGGTCACCCCCTTGGGGAAAGAGGGCTGCAGCGTTCTGGACTTCAGCCCCATCCGCACGCCCATCGGTCCCGCGGTCACGCCCATGCACGACTACACCACCTTCAGCCTGAACAGCACCCCCTTTAAAGACTGGGCCATCTTCTGCTCCCCGGCCACCTCGCCGAGCGGGTGCCGGGAAAGCGGCTGCTCCCGAGAGCTGCTCCTGGCCGGCGGCGCCACGCCTTCCAAATGCTCACTTACCGAGGGTCTCATCCTGGACACCATGGATGACAGCCTGAGCAAGATCCTGGTGGACCTCAGCTTTGGCCTGGAGGACGACAACCTGCAGTTGGCCGACGTCAGCCTGTCAGACATCATCCCTCAGCTCAAGTAGCTTGACTTACTACACGAAGAACCGCAAAGACGATAATACATCACTTTTATGCTTCCAGCTTTGCTCTTCTTCACTTGTAGTTCAACCTGTAGTCACTTTTTGTCTGGGGGAAAACTGCCTTAATgacactttttgttgttgttcctaTGTCAATAGAGGATTTAGTTTGTGTAATTTTCACCTCCGgggccccgagagggacaagcggtaggaaatggatggatgtacgttAATTTGCACACGGTCTTATTTAATTCTGTTTCTTTATGGTGTGAAAAAAACAGCACAATGCTTCCAGGGGTCAGTTCTGGAATGGGACTTTAGAAGACGGTGCAGGTTTGTTAGCAACAAGATATTTAAAACAGAAAATACTCCCAAAAACACTACTACCGgtacatattataatatattagcaATAGATGGATGGTTATATAGATAGATGgatcttttattgtcattgcacaagtacaacaatatttcattttcagcacaaacccgttgaaGATTAGACACATTGTACAGGGTAACAGAACAGAAACTCCACTTACAGGCTCGTATTAGTGCAACAATCCATGCAGTGACACCTGGAAACACTAAATAATCATGTCCTTTGTTTTTTAACCGTTATACAATAAATGTGTTGGTGTCTGCGCTTTTAAGCACAGTTTTTATGTCGTGTTCGTTAATGGTGGCTTGTGGGATTGCATAACGCcagtttacagttttttttttttaatttaacaattTCGATTTTAAAATATGATGTTGCAGACAGGCTGTCTTTTAAAAAGGATTGTGTCTTCTGTGTCCTCAGTAGGTCTTCACCTCCTGCTGAGCCACTTCGAGAAGGATCTGAAGCTGCTTGCTGCAGTAATCTGGGAACAAAGAGACCGGAAAACTGTGAGCGCATATATTCTTTATATTCATGTCTTCTTCTTAATTTTTTATAACATATATGCAATGGTACCTCGGGGTACATACTGCATCACAGAACTATTTATCAAAATCGTATCACTCAAGAACGTCATGCTtagccccccccaaaaaagcacAATTTTACCATGTAACTTGCCCTTTAATAAAGAAcagcttttagataagaaatattgtacaaaaacaatacaataggtaCAAACAACTACAGAGTTTTTATAAAGTAACTTAATAATGTACAGGATTTCCCTATAAGAGTGGACCTTTGCGGCATCCACTTCCTGCTGCTTTTTCGTCAAACATGCCATCAGCGGCTTTTCCATATTATAACGGATAAATGTCAggagtttagatattattttaagcattatcgactcattctgcttcagtatggtgcagactaacaGTGCTACGCTCCAACTGCATTACCAAGTTagctaacgtggaccccgacttaaacaagttgaaaaacttattcgggtgttaccatttagtggtcaattgtacggaatatgtactgtactgtgcaatctactaataaaactaataaaagtctcaatcaatcaatcaaagctacaCGCTGTCATGCTTTTGATTatgtctttctttaattcaatgaatataaaccgcttcttctcagcactgtctttgacagtgttaaaaaaaaaaactgattttcctAATAGTTTTTACATAGAACATTGAAAAACGgtactattgttatttttatggtaaaaatgtGCTTGTACCATAAagtttcacacttttttttacagcGCCTActtactttcttccttcccatggttggaaaaacaaaattACGTCAATCTCGAGCTATAAACTAATTCTATGGAATATATTTTGGCTGGATCTTTCGGGGTTTACTGTGACATCCATTGATAAAATAGCAGTGGGGTGGCTCGTAACCCCCCAAAAAAGGTAAGCTTGTACCACTGTGCTGGATGTTTTACTCTGTATTAGCTAACCCTGCACACAACAGTACGAAACCACTCACTGAATATCCGTCTCCACTTGGGTGGTAAGCGACGGCGGTGGACCATCATGTAGTACACCGGGACCCCGGTCAGCGTGAGGGCGAAACTGCGCCCCGTGTTCCAAGGGTCCGAGTACAGAGACAAGCCCACGATGAAGAAGCAGACCACGGTGAAGGTGACGGCAATGACCAGAGGGACCTGGAGTGTCAAAAGGTGACGGATAAGTTCTGGATGATTACGCAGTACCAAAGCGGTCTCACCTTGAAAGGCCGAGTGTGCAAGGGGAAGCGGTATCGGTGGATGAGCATCCCCAGCGTCGCCAGGGCGATGAAGAACCAGCGAGCGAAGGAGGCAAAGCTGATGAGATGCTGGATCTCTCCGGAGATCAACATGAGCGCCACTAAGGGGTACTGGAGACACGTCATAATACTTCTCATCCATCTGCTTTTTGTTTTCAGCTCTGAGGAGTCCGATGATGACGCAGCTACACAGATGCTACCTTTCAACTCGCGTCTAAAGTCTAGGAGTCTTTAAATGGTGTGAATCGATCACGTGAAACCAGAAACGAGCAATTATAGTCGCCTTGATTTTGTTGTTACGTTTCTTCTCATTTCAATTTGCTCTCTGTGCAGGAATGGTAACTTCCTATTGGTGGATAAAACTTGCCATCAATCAAAGCATTAGAGGCTGTTTGGCTGCAGAGAGAGAAAGTGGTAGGTAAGTCAAAACTGCCATCAAGTGgacaaaaacttttatttttgtattattttttcaataaagAGGACATATTTGTTGAGTAGTAGCCTTGGCAGGCTTTGAAGgtaaaattattataattatttgtcTACATTTAACTTTGTTGTTTGCTTAGTCTGTACATGagtttttaaataatacattttataaatgCAACTTGAAAAGATATGGAGAGTCAAATGGGACagtatgaccaaaaaaaaagtctcagaaataaatctttaaataatgattgaaatgtattattaattaatagaAATTGAGCATTTTTATTGATAAATATGTAATTACATTTGTCATCattatattattactataattataactttttatttatttaacagtttattttactatttaattaattatttaatcatttaatgttttaaataattagtttgttttaattaattgtttCATGCTTTAATCATTTCACTATTTAATTGATGAGTTCATGTTTTAATTAATTATGTCATGATTCAATTAtttcacattttcattaattatttcgtgatttatttaatttgtggCCTCTCCAAGAATTTATTTTATCCTTCCAACTACTATACCGACTAGATTTGTGTTAGCCCCGCCCATGGACTTTGATGGGTAAGTTTAACGGATAAAATACATTCATAAAGCACTGACACTCAGGtgtattgaataatttttttaatcgtaAAATAATTATATCATGAAATAAGTTATTGAA encodes:
- the foxm1 gene encoding forkhead box protein M1 isoform X2 translates to MRRSPRRPLILKRRKLPFQQNDPPSRSPKEAAKLPSTQPFPDGIRILDHPSLPNTQVVIIPKRADLQSVINALTLKGKERGAQGRNKFILLGESGALDSGCLYQAKTEDDFTGSTAKQQQSGHNSTHGTASIEIKQFKKKEGGVPFDDSLTCMQWLERSDAFLAGHDATDANKENQKTLQVNCGISVCLFRKTLMTPPCPLPVFPQFSDADAAPEEPECEKPPFSYMTMIQFAINSRRDGRMTLSEIYKWLQDHFLFFRDETRMHGWKNSVRHNLSIHNMFLRKPTPNGKVSFWTIRPEANRGLTLNQVYKPGCAPVPTSYATPMLSFPQQQQTVDADRRCQTGLERGMKLLPLPTPSNIVPIQLPVKTFSSSLTAHTPPPHSPPKAKSSRKAPKVSQSNHGDAPCSKVSGEEEKTELLNVAVKRKGSKALAEKPAKVSRRKQHLVHSLHDEPVLIYSERSDFDSGIATSPTLLDEQDAEPDPEEHRSPDRHFSYKTPIKISRSRLTSSTPSKPPSSVQAEPWKVTPLGKEGCSVLDFSPIRTPIGPAVTPMHDYTTFSLNSTPFKDWAIFCSPATSPSGCRESGCSRELLLAGGATPSKCSLTEGLILDTMDDSLSKILVDLSFGLEDDNLQLADVSLSDIIPQLK
- the foxm1 gene encoding forkhead box protein M1 isoform X1, encoding MRRSPRRPLILKRRKLPFQQNDPPSRSPKEAAKLPSTQPFPDGIRILDHPSLPNTQVVIIPKRADLQSVINALTLKGKERGAQGRNKFILLGESGALDSGCLYQAKTEDDFTGSTAKQQQSGHNSTHGTASIEIKQFKKKEGGVPFDDSLTCMQWLERSDAFLAGHDATDANKENQKTLQVNCGISVCLFRKTLMTPPCPLPVFPQFSDADAAPEEPECEKPPFSYMTMIQFAINSRRDGRMTLSEIYKWLQDHFLFFRDETRMHGWKNSVRHNLSIHNMFLRKPTPNGKVSFWTIRPEANRGLTLNQVYKPGCAPVPTSYATPMLSFPQQQQTVDADRRCQTGLERGMKLLPLPTPSNIVPIQLPVKTFSSSLTAHTPPPHSPPKAKSSRKAPKQVSQSNHGDAPCSKVSGEEEKTELLNVAVKRKGSKALAEKPAKVSRRKQHLVHSLHDEPVLIYSERSDFDSGIATSPTLLDEQDAEPDPEEHRSPDRHFSYKTPIKISRSRLTSSTPSKPPSSVQAEPWKVTPLGKEGCSVLDFSPIRTPIGPAVTPMHDYTTFSLNSTPFKDWAIFCSPATSPSGCRESGCSRELLLAGGATPSKCSLTEGLILDTMDDSLSKILVDLSFGLEDDNLQLADVSLSDIIPQLK
- the foxm1 gene encoding forkhead box protein M1 isoform X3, which encodes MRRSPRRPLILKRRKLPFQQNDPPSRSPKEAAKLPSTQPFPDGIRILDHPSLPNTQVVIIPKRADLQSVINALTLKGKERGAQGRNKFILLGESGALDSGCLYQAKTEDDFTGSTAKQQQSGHNSTHGTASIEIKQFKKKEGGVPFDDSLTCMQWLERSDAFLAGHDATDANKENQKTLQVNCGISVCLFRKTLMTPPCPLPVFPQFSDADAAPEEPECEKPPFSYMTMIQFAINSRRDGRMTLSEIYKWLQDHFLFFRDETRMHGWKNSVRHNLSIHNMFLRKPTPNGKVSFWTIRPEANRGLTLNQVYKPGCAPVPTSYATPMLSFPQQQTVDADRRCQTGLERGMKLLPLPTPSNIVPIQLPVKTFSSSLTAHTPPPHSPPKAKSSRKAPKQVSQSNHGDAPCSKVSGEEEKTELLNVAVKRKGSKALAEKPAKVSRRKQHLVHSLHDEPVLIYSERSDFDSGIATSPTLLDEQDAEPDPEEHRSPDRHFSYKTPIKISRSRLTSSTPSKPPSSVQAEPWKVTPLGKEGCSVLDFSPIRTPIGPAVTPMHDYTTFSLNSTPFKDWAIFCSPATSPSGCRESGCSRELLLAGGATPSKCSLTEGLILDTMDDSLSKILVDLSFGLEDDNLQLADVSLSDIIPQLK
- the foxm1 gene encoding forkhead box protein M1 isoform X4, producing MRRSPRRPLILKRRKLPFQQNDPPSRSPKEAAKLPSTQPFPDGIRILDHPSLPNTQVVIIPKRADLQSVINALTLKGKERGAQGRNKFILLGESGALDSGCLYQAKTEDDFTGSTAKQQQSGHNSTHGTASIEIKQFKKKEGGVPFDDSLTCMQWLERSDAFLAGHDATDANKENQKTLQFSDADAAPEEPECEKPPFSYMTMIQFAINSRRDGRMTLSEIYKWLQDHFLFFRDETRMHGWKNSVRHNLSIHNMFLRKPTPNGKVSFWTIRPEANRGLTLNQVYKPGCAPVPTSYATPMLSFPQQQQTVDADRRCQTGLERGMKLLPLPTPSNIVPIQLPVKTFSSSLTAHTPPPHSPPKAKSSRKAPKQVSQSNHGDAPCSKVSGEEEKTELLNVAVKRKGSKALAEKPAKVSRRKQHLVHSLHDEPVLIYSERSDFDSGIATSPTLLDEQDAEPDPEEHRSPDRHFSYKTPIKISRSRLTSSTPSKPPSSVQAEPWKVTPLGKEGCSVLDFSPIRTPIGPAVTPMHDYTTFSLNSTPFKDWAIFCSPATSPSGCRESGCSRELLLAGGATPSKCSLTEGLILDTMDDSLSKILVDLSFGLEDDNLQLADVSLSDIIPQLK